A region from the Leptolyngbya sp. 'hensonii' genome encodes:
- a CDS encoding FHA domain-containing protein, translating to MMIPIEGKISMIVCPNCNHQNPDGATHCEACYTPLPATANCPNCGATIQTDAHFCGQCGFNLKAVRGDGEITIGSSSVGGAQPASLGVVSGEAEIPDLVAPEPLVAPEPLPLPELTPVNSDSGSHNVPQPVSSFSTGSLAGGNAPEGQGSVGTPASVVSPGKGSKTQLQQQVARLLHLRTETLIELPPGLTVIHIGKPNDRIPPDLDVSGFPDSDIVSRIHADIRVEGDAYYIEDTGSSNGTYINNIPLPSGNRHRLRAGDRISLGKGDRVSFLFQIS from the coding sequence ATGATGATTCCGATTGAAGGAAAAATCTCCATGATTGTCTGCCCTAATTGCAACCACCAAAATCCTGATGGCGCAACCCATTGTGAGGCCTGCTATACACCTCTACCCGCCACAGCCAACTGCCCGAATTGCGGTGCAACCATCCAGACAGATGCTCATTTCTGTGGTCAGTGTGGATTCAATTTGAAAGCAGTTAGAGGGGATGGAGAAATTACAATCGGCTCATCATCGGTGGGTGGGGCTCAGCCTGCTTCCTTAGGGGTTGTTTCTGGAGAGGCTGAGATCCCTGACTTGGTTGCCCCTGAACCGCTGGTTGCGCCTGAACCCCTACCTTTGCCCGAACTGACGCCTGTGAACTCAGATTCAGGATCTCATAATGTACCTCAGCCCGTTTCTTCTTTCTCAACGGGTTCCCTCGCCGGAGGGAATGCTCCTGAGGGGCAGGGTTCTGTCGGAACCCCTGCTTCCGTGGTCTCTCCAGGGAAGGGGTCTAAGACCCAATTGCAGCAGCAAGTAGCTCGTCTTCTGCATCTTCGAACGGAAACCCTGATAGAATTACCGCCTGGCCTTACGGTGATTCATATTGGTAAGCCGAACGATCGCATCCCTCCTGATCTGGATGTTTCTGGTTTTCCGGATTCTGACATCGTCTCCCGAATTCATGCTGATATTCGGGTGGAGGGGGACGCTTATTATATCGAAGATACGGGCAGCTCTAATGGCACTTATATTAATAACATCCCTCTTCCATCTGGGAACCGTCATCGTTTGAGAGCGGGAGATCGGATTTCCCTGGGTAAAGGTGACCGGGTTTCTTTCTTGTTCCAAATTTCCTGA
- a CDS encoding TerB family tellurite resistance protein — protein MTPPIPPHISPREMTILRTVCAMAWSDGELSPEEADLMVEQFSMLFAEDSEQRQALQSELQEYMAQNIPLEELIPKLPHTDDRELVLKLGYMVIKASRRSETEDLINAEEQAAYRRLVDLLALPEDLVQQVEWAAEESLKEHESLIHALKQGLAHFFGR, from the coding sequence ATGACACCGCCTATCCCCCCCCATATTTCTCCCCGCGAGATGACGATTCTGCGAACAGTCTGCGCTATGGCCTGGTCTGATGGAGAACTCTCTCCAGAGGAAGCAGATTTGATGGTGGAGCAGTTCTCGATGCTGTTCGCCGAAGACAGCGAGCAGCGCCAGGCCCTACAGTCAGAATTACAGGAATACATGGCTCAGAATATTCCCCTGGAAGAATTGATTCCAAAGTTGCCCCACACCGACGATCGGGAACTGGTTCTGAAACTGGGCTATATGGTGATCAAGGCCAGCCGCCGTTCTGAAACGGAAGATCTGATTAATGCAGAGGAGCAGGCCGCCTATCGCCGCCTGGTGGATTTACTGGCCCTGCCAGAGGATCTCGTGCAACAGGTGGAATGGGCTGCTGAGGAGAGCTTGAAGGAACATGAATCTTTGATTCATGCCCTCAAGCAAGGGCTGGCTCACTTTTTTGGCCGCTAA
- a CDS encoding glycosyltransferase family 2 protein, which yields MSTPPHSHDSCYKPSRMPPPTFTIVITTFNRWGFLNRAIDSALNQSLPCEVIVIDDASTDETAQRMGHLVSSLQDQGDARLKYVRNESNCGHSQSVNVGVAEATGTWIKFLDDDDYLAPNCIEVMLQAIALHPTAVICSGQAIQVNSGGHLLGCTPSIGPVPVFHIPQVNIHRGMLLEQVAFGTPVQVAVSREAFLKSGGWDIHLTVCDDIDSWVRIAQFGDAIFINQGLAYRTVWEGGSNRKNSIQERLNTNLKIKQKIYAHIRPEHQAQLPSIKDIQNYLNLHWGFVALKDRQLFTGLKLLLPSVPFLMAWKLLLQARTKQHQLPAPMQVIH from the coding sequence GTGTCTACCCCACCTCATTCCCATGACAGTTGCTATAAGCCATCCCGCATGCCGCCACCCACGTTTACTATTGTCATCACAACCTTCAATCGATGGGGATTCCTGAATCGAGCCATTGATTCTGCCCTGAACCAATCCCTCCCCTGTGAAGTCATTGTGATCGATGACGCCTCTACAGATGAGACAGCCCAACGGATGGGCCATCTAGTCAGCAGTCTGCAAGACCAGGGAGATGCCCGGTTAAAATATGTGCGCAACGAGTCTAACTGCGGACACTCCCAGTCCGTTAATGTCGGGGTGGCTGAGGCTACAGGAACCTGGATCAAATTCTTAGACGATGATGATTATCTGGCCCCTAACTGTATTGAAGTCATGTTGCAGGCGATCGCCCTGCATCCCACAGCCGTTATTTGTTCTGGCCAGGCAATTCAGGTTAACAGTGGCGGCCATCTGTTAGGTTGCACCCCCTCGATCGGGCCTGTGCCAGTGTTTCATATTCCTCAAGTTAATATTCACCGTGGCATGCTGCTAGAGCAAGTCGCCTTTGGGACCCCCGTTCAGGTTGCGGTTTCCCGAGAGGCGTTTCTGAAATCAGGTGGATGGGACATCCATCTCACCGTTTGTGACGATATTGACTCCTGGGTGAGAATTGCTCAATTTGGGGATGCCATCTTTATCAATCAAGGTTTGGCTTACCGAACAGTTTGGGAAGGTGGGTCGAATCGAAAAAATTCGATTCAGGAACGGCTAAACACGAACCTGAAAATCAAACAGAAAATCTACGCTCATATCCGTCCTGAGCATCAGGCGCAACTTCCCAGCATCAAAGACATTCAAAACTACTTGAACTTACACTGGGGTTTTGTTGCCCTGAAGGACAGACAACTTTTTACCGGATTGAAACTGCTCCTGCCCTCGGTTCCTTTCCTCATGGCCTGGAAGCTCCTGTTGCAAGCGCGGACTAAACAGCATCAGTTACCAGCCCCTATGCAGGTTATTCACTAA
- a CDS encoding histidine phosphatase family protein, translated as MKLLFIRHAQSIGNQQRRMQGHGDFELSEDGRRQAEKLAQRLMAEFWWPSHVYTSPLKRAVQTTEILLNNFITVPLPAAVRDLIDSSSELSGVGLDGKHPHKLQLHYAEELKEHQNGILTGLTWAEAQAQYPELCQTLETSLDWIPIPGAESLQEARGRTKQFIQALLTQHQDSDQIWIVTHSWILQHLISELLGSDRSWRMHAQNTALFEFWINLTRWNCTDQNLWNTDLWQIRRFNDYRHLLP; from the coding sequence ATGAAACTTCTGTTCATTCGCCATGCTCAATCGATCGGCAATCAGCAACGACGAATGCAGGGCCATGGGGACTTTGAATTGTCGGAGGATGGGCGACGACAGGCCGAGAAATTAGCGCAACGGTTGATGGCAGAATTCTGGTGGCCCTCCCATGTTTACACCAGTCCGCTGAAACGGGCTGTCCAAACAACAGAAATCTTACTGAACAACTTTATAACGGTTCCCTTGCCCGCTGCTGTCAGGGATCTGATTGACAGCAGTTCGGAATTGTCAGGGGTAGGGCTGGATGGAAAACATCCGCATAAACTGCAACTCCATTACGCAGAGGAGCTCAAAGAACACCAAAACGGAATCTTGACAGGATTGACCTGGGCTGAAGCGCAGGCTCAGTATCCAGAACTCTGCCAGACACTGGAGACCTCCCTCGACTGGATTCCGATTCCGGGCGCTGAGTCCCTGCAGGAAGCCCGGGGGCGAACGAAGCAGTTCATTCAGGCCCTGCTGACGCAGCATCAGGATTCAGATCAGATCTGGATTGTGACCCATAGCTGGATTCTGCAACATCTGATTTCAGAACTGTTAGGGTCGGATCGCTCCTGGCGGATGCATGCTCAAAATACAGCCCTGTTTGAATTCTGGATTAATCTGACCCGCTGGAACTGTACGGATCAGAATCTGTGGAACACGGATCTCTGGCAGATTCGTCGTTTCAATGACTATCGGCACCTGTTACCCTGA
- a CDS encoding DUF4335 domain-containing protein, which yields MRSAPSTQRRFTAPTCVLEIAGEESPLSRWLGQSALKQLQFRLWLVDPDCPNQQQVILQGDRTELEMLVDQVEAYVQTLLGHSLKPETDLEVIPPAFQASSTGSISLQPRGLLSHELIPGSLAAAESPASIALSAIQLSDLTTVLDLYGLEVKAIPQLGQQRRGVAWLGQWQMAAVALVTVGLTATTLRLMTSSRPPLQTSSAPEAAKLDQPQEIASELDRPLSSPFPSGSAVPASPVKQTAQGATPAPVPSPGAKTPSQLAPAFPPTSPFPVASQPQVAIAPVPASLPSTALPPLTLPPLNQPELKERQGAVPPTGGTSAGQISPAAPPALPPAARDSVDRLARRSELSNAQQAPAASAPIASTTTPDVLGQGNSPRRAAPAAQAGNFSQGRAREENRTAFDTVPQVAEVRQYFQQRWQPPAGLARILEYSLILSPAGKLQRIVPLNQAAIDYFDQAEIPPVGQVLVSPWQDKQTLVIRLVLSPDGKVQAFLE from the coding sequence ATGAGAAGTGCTCCTTCTACCCAACGACGGTTTACCGCTCCCACCTGCGTCCTGGAGATTGCAGGGGAAGAATCTCCCCTGTCTCGCTGGTTAGGGCAGTCAGCCTTGAAGCAGTTGCAGTTTCGTCTCTGGTTGGTTGATCCAGACTGCCCTAACCAGCAGCAGGTGATTTTGCAGGGCGATCGTACCGAGCTGGAAATGCTGGTGGATCAGGTGGAAGCCTATGTCCAGACCCTGTTGGGCCATAGTCTGAAGCCAGAGACTGACCTGGAAGTCATCCCTCCAGCTTTCCAGGCTTCAAGCACAGGGTCTATCTCCCTGCAGCCCAGGGGGCTGCTTTCCCATGAATTAATTCCTGGTTCCCTGGCAGCGGCGGAATCTCCAGCTTCCATTGCTTTGAGTGCGATTCAACTGTCTGATTTGACAACGGTTCTGGATCTCTATGGGCTAGAAGTGAAGGCGATTCCCCAGTTAGGCCAGCAGCGTCGAGGGGTGGCCTGGCTGGGCCAGTGGCAAATGGCGGCGGTGGCACTGGTCACGGTTGGGCTAACAGCAACGACGCTCCGCTTGATGACTTCTTCCAGACCGCCGCTGCAGACTTCCTCTGCCCCCGAGGCGGCGAAGTTGGATCAGCCCCAGGAAATTGCCTCTGAGTTGGATCGGCCTCTGTCCTCTCCGTTTCCCTCGGGTTCTGCAGTTCCTGCTTCCCCCGTGAAGCAGACGGCTCAAGGGGCAACGCCTGCACCCGTACCATCGCCTGGAGCCAAAACACCCAGCCAATTGGCCCCAGCTTTTCCGCCAACGTCCCCCTTCCCGGTGGCTAGCCAGCCCCAGGTAGCGATCGCGCCAGTCCCTGCATCCTTGCCCTCCACGGCCCTGCCCCCCCTGACCTTACCCCCTCTGAACCAGCCTGAACTCAAGGAGCGTCAGGGAGCGGTGCCGCCTACGGGAGGGACTTCGGCAGGTCAGATCAGTCCGGCGGCTCCGCCAGCATTGCCTCCAGCCGCCAGAGACTCGGTCGATCGCCTCGCCCGTCGATCGGAACTGAGTAATGCTCAGCAGGCTCCGGCTGCCTCTGCCCCGATCGCCTCAACCACCACCCCTGATGTTCTGGGCCAGGGAAATTCTCCCCGACGGGCCGCTCCTGCTGCTCAAGCAGGGAATTTTAGCCAGGGGCGGGCAAGGGAAGAAAACCGGACTGCTTTTGATACCGTGCCCCAGGTGGCTGAGGTGAGGCAGTATTTTCAGCAACGCTGGCAGCCCCCCGCAGGGCTAGCACGAATTTTGGAATACAGTCTGATTCTGAGCCCGGCGGGCAAGCTGCAACGAATTGTGCCCCTGAATCAGGCGGCGATCGACTACTTTGATCAGGCGGAAATCCCCCCTGTAGGGCAAGTGCTGGTCTCACCCTGGCAGGACAAGCAAACCCTGGTGATTCGCCTAGTGCTGAGCCCAGATGGAAAGGTTCAGGCTTTCTTAGAGTAG
- a CDS encoding DUF3038 domain-containing protein — MAKVKSTPPTPEWRDMTVGVQPEPPPAQLENIKAQLDLILLSLEALVGIGSEAMLQAAETLQLESVLSDRVTLWRLRQSSPLRKGQGGRKKLDVEEARALVLISCHLARQHAAVIRQAVSLLEQLTAQNRPPHQASLLGDYLDGFSNTYQERMEGGEDLRAEHLTHLALRLLIDLLFYSSPGGSRRLWLALLDRSTPVTVPPAGQG, encoded by the coding sequence ATGGCTAAAGTCAAGTCTACTCCCCCAACCCCTGAGTGGAGAGACATGACCGTTGGTGTTCAACCCGAACCTCCTCCAGCCCAACTGGAAAATATTAAAGCCCAACTGGATCTGATTCTCCTCTCTCTGGAGGCATTGGTTGGGATTGGGTCTGAAGCGATGCTGCAGGCTGCAGAAACACTGCAATTGGAGTCCGTGTTGAGCGATCGGGTCACCCTCTGGCGACTTCGCCAGTCCAGCCCGCTTCGCAAGGGCCAGGGCGGTCGGAAAAAGCTGGATGTGGAAGAGGCTAGAGCCCTGGTGTTGATCAGTTGTCATCTGGCCCGCCAGCATGCGGCTGTGATTCGTCAAGCTGTATCTCTCCTGGAACAGCTCACTGCACAAAACCGCCCACCCCATCAGGCATCCCTGTTGGGCGATTACCTGGATGGGTTCAGCAATACCTATCAGGAGCGGATGGAAGGGGGTGAGGATCTCCGTGCTGAGCACCTGACGCACCTGGCCCTGAGACTGTTGATTGATCTGCTGTTTTATAGCAGCCCGGGTGGTTCCCGCCGCCTCTGGCTAGCGTTGTTAGACCGCTCTACCCCTGTTACCGTCCCTCCGGCAGGTCAAGGATAA
- a CDS encoding FHA domain-containing serine/threonine-protein kinase has product MITLTLLHANHHDVPVQSWTFERESVIRIGRATDNHVVLYSAVVSRHHVELRLSGTSTWEVVSLGTNGTYLDGKRITQAPISDGMIIRLARSGPNIQINLGQNLLQPPVSLVGEVTLGQQRGKKLPENMATSDNLSTPREDRSSLPMEVLQVDPHLPAKDTHTGERQSEEPANDSSLTVQAEEKESAVPLPVIPAPASVVVGQRLSPGQRFSIETGEPLQVKQVIGPYQVLEILGQGGMGITYLAWRDGQSVVLKTLNPEWINHPKALELFDREIKVLQQLTHPGIPRLLDSFSISKQPYLVMEMIHGQNLCQYIETQGAVSQKQAIVWILEVCDILVYLHNQVPPILHRDIKPENLIRRAVPRGDREIAVVDFGAVKFLALEAGTHIGSAGYTAPEQQGGHATSASDLYALGPTLVFLLTGQDPSLFYKYSGQEFRLQVQEIPNLTPEMRMIVETLTEPDPEQRYYSATEVAEALRRIQA; this is encoded by the coding sequence GTGATTACGCTGACTCTACTACATGCTAATCATCATGATGTCCCGGTTCAAAGTTGGACCTTTGAGCGGGAGTCAGTCATTCGTATTGGGCGAGCGACAGACAATCATGTGGTGCTCTACAGCGCAGTAGTTTCCCGCCATCATGTAGAACTTCGGCTCAGCGGAACTTCTACCTGGGAGGTTGTCAGCCTGGGAACCAATGGAACCTATCTGGATGGTAAGCGAATTACCCAGGCTCCAATTTCCGACGGCATGATTATTCGATTAGCCCGCTCTGGTCCTAATATTCAGATTAATTTGGGTCAAAATCTGTTGCAACCTCCTGTTTCTCTGGTAGGGGAGGTGACGCTAGGGCAGCAGCGGGGTAAGAAGTTACCAGAAAATATGGCGACAAGCGACAATCTTTCTACGCCCAGAGAAGATCGGTCGTCCCTGCCCATGGAAGTGTTACAGGTTGATCCCCATTTGCCAGCTAAGGATACCCATACCGGAGAGCGGCAAAGTGAGGAGCCAGCCAATGACAGCTCTTTAACGGTTCAGGCTGAGGAAAAGGAGTCGGCTGTGCCGTTGCCAGTGATCCCTGCTCCTGCTTCTGTTGTGGTAGGGCAACGGTTGAGTCCAGGGCAACGGTTTAGCATTGAAACGGGTGAGCCCCTGCAAGTGAAGCAGGTGATTGGTCCCTATCAGGTGCTGGAAATTCTGGGTCAGGGCGGTATGGGGATTACCTATCTGGCTTGGCGAGATGGCCAGAGTGTGGTTCTGAAAACCTTGAATCCAGAATGGATTAACCATCCTAAAGCGCTGGAACTCTTCGATCGGGAGATCAAAGTCTTACAGCAACTGACCCATCCTGGCATTCCGCGACTGCTAGATTCTTTCTCAATTAGCAAGCAACCTTATCTGGTTATGGAAATGATCCATGGTCAGAATTTGTGTCAGTACATAGAAACCCAAGGGGCGGTTTCTCAGAAGCAGGCGATCGTCTGGATCTTGGAGGTCTGCGACATCCTGGTTTATCTACATAATCAGGTACCACCGATTCTGCATCGGGATATTAAACCTGAGAACTTGATTCGGCGAGCAGTTCCCAGAGGCGATCGAGAAATTGCCGTGGTGGACTTTGGTGCGGTTAAATTTCTGGCCCTGGAGGCCGGAACCCACATTGGCTCAGCGGGCTATACGGCACCGGAACAACAGGGAGGACATGCCACCTCTGCGTCTGATTTGTATGCCCTAGGGCCGACATTGGTGTTTCTGCTGACTGGTCAGGATCCCAGCCTCTTTTACAAGTATTCAGGTCAGGAGTTTCGGCTCCAGGTGCAAGAGATTCCGAATTTGACCCCGGAAATGCGGATGATTGTTGAAACCCTGACAGAGCCGGATCCGGAGCAACGGTATTATTCGGCAACCGAGGTCGCTGAGGCTTTACGGCGGATCCAGGCTTAG
- a CDS encoding NAD(P)H-quinone oxidoreductase subunit M produces the protein MMLKSTTRHIHIFTAQIEEDSLVEKDDVLTLDVDPDNELVWNDTALQQVYRKFDELITDYAGADLTEYNLRRIGSDLEHFVRSLLQKGDISYNLDSRVLNYSMGLPRIES, from the coding sequence ATGATGCTGAAATCCACAACCCGCCATATTCATATCTTTACGGCTCAGATTGAAGAGGATAGTTTGGTGGAGAAGGATGATGTGCTCACCCTGGATGTCGATCCAGATAACGAGCTGGTTTGGAATGATACTGCTCTGCAACAGGTTTATCGTAAGTTTGACGAACTCATTACTGACTATGCTGGGGCGGATCTGACCGAGTACAACCTCCGCCGCATTGGTTCCGATCTGGAACATTTTGTCCGATCGCTCCTCCAGAAGGGCGACATCAGCTACAACCTGGACAGCCGAGTGCTCAATTACAGCATGGGCTTACCCCGGATCGAATCCTAA